One segment of Mastomys coucha isolate ucsf_1 unplaced genomic scaffold, UCSF_Mcou_1 pScaffold23, whole genome shotgun sequence DNA contains the following:
- the LOC116072327 gene encoding olfactory receptor 145-like, giving the protein MAFENASMVIEFILLGITDQPDLKILLFLLFFVVYMITVLGNLTLIILIVLHSHLHTPMYFFLFNLSCIDLCYSSVITPKMLMSFIQKKNVISYTGCMIQLYFFCFFVISECYVLTSMACDRYVAICNPLLYNVTLSSKVCCYLMLGSYFMGFSGAMIHTGCILRLTFCDRNTINHYFCDLLPLLQISCTSTYVNEIELFIVAGKDIIVPTIIIFISYGFILFSILKTKSTESRSKAFSTCSSHMLAVSLFFGSGAFMYLKPSSVVSINEGKFSSLFYTTVVPMMNPLIYSLRNKDVKVALIKSLSRRIF; this is encoded by the coding sequence ATGGCTTTTGAAAAtgcttctatggtaattgagttcaTTCTCTTGGGAATAACAGACCAACCTGACCTCAAAATTCTACTTTTCCTACTCTTTTTTGTAGTATACATGATAACTGTGTTGGGGAATTTGACCTTGATCATTCTAATTGTGCTACATTCTCacctccacacacccatgtactttttCTTGTTTAACTTGTCTTGCATTGATCTCTGTTATTCTTCTGTGATTACACCCAAAATGTTGATGAGCTTtatacaaaaaaagaatgttatcTCTTACACGGGGTGTATGATCCAGTtatacttcttttgtttttttgtcatttctgaGTGTTATGTGCTGACTTCAATGGCCTGTGATCGCTATGTGGCAATCTGCAATCCATTGTTGTATAATGTTACCTTGTCTTCTAAGGTATGTTGTTACCTGATGCTTGGTTCATATTTCATGGGGTTTTCTGGAGCCATGATACACACTGGATGCATCCTAAGACTGACATTTTGTGATAGAAATACCATCAACCACTATTTCTGTGATCTCCTTCCTTTGCTGCAAATTTCCTGTACCAGCACCTATGTCAATGAGATAGAGCTGTTCATTGTAGCAGGAAAAGACATAATTGTGCCCACTATTATCATCTTTATCTCTTATGGTTTCATCCTCTTCAGcattctcaaaacaaaatccacTGAAAGCAGATCCAAAGCCTTCAGCACCTGCAGTTCCCATATGCttgctgtttctctcttctttggaTCAGGTGCATTCATGTATCTTAAACCTAGCTCAGTTGTATCTATCAATGAGGGgaaattctcttctcttttttatacCACTGTGGTTCCCATGATGAACCCTTTAATTTACAGCTTGAGGAACAAAGATGTTAAAGTTGCCTTGATTAAGTCTTTGAGCAGAAGAATATTTTGA